In Saccharothrix violaceirubra, the following are encoded in one genomic region:
- a CDS encoding 3-hydroxybenzoate 6-monooxygenase, giving the protein MTDILIVGGGIGGLATALAVAGHGHHVVVLERAPRFAELGAGIQLGPNAFHALDRLGVGDRARDRAVFIDELRFMDGTTGEKVAAMPLTGEYRRRFGNPYAVVHRGDLYQVLLDACRATSDIELHADQPVVGYTQDAGSVTARTASGSTFRGSALLGADGIRSVIRGQLVGDGRPRVSGHTIYRSVIPMDRVPEELRWNTVTLWAGPKWHFVHYPIGGGEFLNLAATRDDGALEEISGEPVAKELVPLRFPGLGDTARRLLDLGEDWRTWVLCDRDPVRRWTDGRVALLGDAAHPMLQYAAQGACQALEDAVVLGEVLDGGGSEVPQRLAKYAASRRDRTARIQLVARALGSALYHPEGAEALRRNEMLAALSVADLYDQVAWLHGA; this is encoded by the coding sequence ATGACGGACATCCTGATCGTGGGCGGCGGCATCGGCGGCCTGGCGACGGCTCTGGCCGTCGCCGGGCACGGCCACCACGTCGTCGTCCTGGAACGCGCACCGCGCTTCGCCGAGCTGGGCGCGGGAATCCAGTTGGGTCCCAACGCGTTCCACGCGCTCGACCGGCTCGGCGTCGGTGACCGGGCCCGGGACCGGGCCGTGTTCATCGACGAACTGCGCTTCATGGACGGCACGACCGGCGAGAAGGTCGCCGCGATGCCGTTGACCGGCGAGTACCGCCGCAGATTCGGAAACCCTTACGCCGTCGTGCACCGCGGCGACCTGTACCAGGTGCTGCTCGACGCGTGCCGCGCCACGTCCGACATCGAGCTGCACGCCGACCAGCCGGTCGTCGGCTACACCCAGGACGCCGGCTCGGTCACCGCGCGCACCGCGTCCGGGTCGACGTTCCGCGGCTCGGCACTGCTCGGCGCGGACGGCATCCGCAGCGTGATCCGGGGCCAACTCGTCGGCGACGGGCGTCCGCGCGTGTCCGGGCACACCATCTACCGCAGCGTGATCCCGATGGACCGCGTGCCCGAGGAGCTGCGCTGGAACACCGTGACGCTGTGGGCCGGGCCGAAGTGGCACTTCGTGCACTACCCGATCGGCGGCGGCGAGTTCCTCAACCTCGCGGCCACGCGGGACGACGGCGCGCTGGAGGAGATCTCCGGCGAACCCGTGGCCAAAGAGCTTGTGCCGCTGCGCTTTCCGGGCCTGGGTGACACCGCGCGCCGACTGCTCGACCTCGGCGAGGACTGGCGCACCTGGGTGCTGTGCGACCGCGATCCCGTGCGGCGGTGGACCGACGGCCGCGTGGCGCTGCTCGGCGACGCCGCCCACCCGATGCTCCAGTACGCGGCTCAGGGCGCGTGCCAGGCGTTGGAGGACGCGGTCGTGCTCGGCGAGGTGCTCGACGGCGGCGGGTCCGAGGTGCCGCAGCGGTTGGCGAAGTACGCGGCCTCGCGGCGTGACCGGACCGCGCGCATCCAGCTCGTCGCGCGGGCGCTCGGGTCGGCGCTCTACCACCCGGAGGGTGCGGAAGCGTTGCGCCGCAACGAGATGCTCGCCGCGTTGAGCGTGGCGGACCTGTACGACCAGGTCGCCTGGCTGCACGGTGCCTGA
- a CDS encoding AMP-binding protein: MNDYRLRGWWRDGTILDDLRRATAATPDKTAVVCYQEDADGGHGPVALTYRELTAKVERIAGNLHRLGVRHGDVVTLQLPNTWQLVATILACARIGAVAGPVVPIMRRREVEFATRLTASPVYVGAATFRGFDYAAMSARVAETVPTLRHRVLLGGGADGSLDFEAELLAPESSLDGSVEAGPDDVAQVMFTSGTTGEPKGVVHSHNTLYSMNRAQADVLHLSGDEVTAMGSPTTHQAGYTWNLVMPLLLGATSVHVDHWDAALMQEILEKRRVTFFMGAPTFLSDLIARQADAPRDLSALHTFATGSAPIPPLLVERCRDVLGCRLYALWGMTENGCVTITRPEDPAMRAAESDGTAVPGMEVRVVDRDTGTPATGGRPGLLQVRGSAQCLGYYRRPQVYAACVTPDGWFDTGDLARDDGHGGIRITGRVKDLIMRGAENIPAIEVEAALLRHEAVRDVAVVGYPDDRLGERACAVLVTGGVPLTLADVRHHLDGLGMVKHYWPERLEFLPELPRTPSGKIQKFVLRERLRAGA, translated from the coding sequence GTGAACGACTACCGGTTACGCGGGTGGTGGCGGGACGGCACCATCCTGGACGACCTGCGGCGGGCGACCGCCGCGACCCCCGACAAGACCGCAGTGGTGTGCTACCAGGAAGACGCTGACGGTGGTCACGGCCCGGTGGCGCTGACCTACCGCGAGCTGACCGCGAAGGTCGAGCGGATCGCGGGCAACCTGCACCGGCTCGGCGTGCGGCACGGCGACGTGGTGACGCTCCAGCTCCCCAACACGTGGCAGCTCGTCGCCACGATCCTGGCGTGCGCCCGGATCGGCGCGGTCGCCGGACCGGTCGTGCCGATCATGCGCCGGCGCGAGGTCGAGTTCGCCACCCGGTTGACCGCGAGCCCGGTCTACGTCGGCGCCGCGACGTTCCGGGGCTTCGACTACGCGGCGATGAGCGCGCGGGTCGCCGAGACCGTGCCGACGTTGCGGCACCGTGTGCTGCTCGGCGGCGGTGCCGACGGCTCGCTCGACTTCGAGGCGGAACTGCTGGCTCCGGAGTCCTCTTTGGACGGATCAGTCGAGGCCGGTCCGGACGACGTCGCCCAGGTCATGTTCACGTCCGGCACGACCGGCGAGCCGAAGGGGGTCGTGCACAGCCACAACACCCTGTACTCGATGAACCGCGCGCAGGCCGACGTGCTGCACCTGTCCGGCGACGAGGTCACCGCGATGGGCTCCCCGACCACGCACCAGGCCGGCTACACGTGGAACCTGGTGATGCCGCTGCTGCTGGGCGCCACGTCGGTGCACGTCGACCACTGGGACGCGGCGCTGATGCAGGAGATCCTGGAGAAGCGGCGGGTCACGTTCTTCATGGGCGCTCCCACGTTCCTGTCCGACCTCATCGCGCGCCAGGCCGACGCGCCACGCGACCTGTCCGCGTTGCACACGTTCGCCACGGGCAGCGCACCGATCCCGCCGCTGCTCGTCGAGCGCTGTCGCGACGTCCTGGGCTGCCGGCTGTACGCGTTGTGGGGCATGACCGAGAACGGCTGCGTCACGATCACCCGCCCCGAGGACCCGGCCATGCGCGCGGCCGAGAGCGACGGCACGGCCGTGCCCGGCATGGAGGTCCGCGTCGTCGACCGCGACACGGGCACGCCCGCGACCGGCGGGAGACCCGGCCTGCTCCAGGTCCGCGGGTCCGCGCAGTGCCTGGGCTACTACCGCAGGCCCCAGGTGTACGCCGCGTGCGTCACCCCCGACGGCTGGTTCGACACCGGCGACCTGGCCCGCGACGACGGCCACGGCGGCATCCGGATCACCGGCCGGGTGAAGGACCTGATCATGCGCGGCGCGGAGAACATCCCGGCGATCGAGGTCGAGGCCGCGTTGCTGCGGCACGAGGCGGTCCGGGACGTGGCCGTGGTGGGCTACCCCGACGACCGGCTCGGCGAGCGCGCGTGCGCCGTGCTGGTGACCGGCGGCGTGCCGCTCACGCTCGCCGACGTGCGCCACCACCTCGACGGCCTCGGCATGGTCAAGCACTACTGGCCGGAACGGCTCGAATTCCTGCCGGAACTGCCCCGGACGCCGTCCGGGAAAATCCAGAAATTCGTCCTTCGCGAACGCCTGCGGGCGGGTGCGTGA
- the lysX gene encoding lysine biosynthesis protein LysX → MNPVGPRLGVLASRVRVEEKAIMAALDRRGVAFEHLDPRTLSVTGGAAWAGPEFVVNREVGHYRALYAASALEAAGATVLNSAAATHVSGDKWHTSAALLAAGLPTPATTLALTSEAALKALEEIGYPAVIKPLVGSWGRLVTKVADRDSAAAVLEHVEALPSPQSHVVYLQELVGRADRDIRVIVVGGEVVGATHRRGDEWRTNVARGAASEPCPLTDEITDLAVRAAAAVGADIAGVDLIEAEEGRLTVLEVNDRVEFKGFQSAHPGLDVADRIVDLLLSRAAA, encoded by the coding sequence ATGAATCCGGTTGGTCCGCGCCTGGGCGTTCTGGCATCCCGGGTGCGCGTCGAGGAGAAAGCCATCATGGCCGCGCTCGACCGGCGCGGCGTCGCATTCGAGCACCTGGACCCCAGGACGTTGTCCGTCACCGGCGGCGCCGCCTGGGCGGGTCCGGAGTTCGTCGTCAACCGCGAGGTCGGGCACTACCGCGCGCTCTACGCGGCCAGTGCCCTCGAAGCGGCCGGGGCGACCGTGCTGAACTCGGCCGCCGCGACCCACGTCAGCGGCGACAAGTGGCACACGTCGGCGGCCCTGCTCGCGGCCGGGCTGCCGACACCGGCGACCACGCTGGCGCTCACCTCCGAGGCCGCGCTCAAGGCGTTGGAGGAGATCGGCTACCCGGCGGTGATCAAGCCGCTGGTCGGGTCCTGGGGCCGGCTGGTCACCAAGGTCGCCGACCGCGACTCGGCCGCGGCCGTGCTCGAACACGTCGAGGCGCTGCCCTCGCCCCAGTCGCACGTGGTCTACCTCCAGGAACTGGTGGGTCGGGCCGACCGCGACATCCGCGTGATCGTCGTCGGCGGCGAGGTCGTCGGCGCGACGCACCGGCGGGGCGACGAGTGGCGCACCAACGTGGCGCGCGGCGCGGCCAGCGAGCCGTGCCCGCTCACGGACGAGATCACCGATCTCGCGGTCCGCGCCGCCGCCGCCGTGGGCGCGGACATCGCCGGGGTCGACCTCATCGAGGCAGAGGAAGGACGCCTGACCGTGCTCGAAGTCAACGACCGGGTGGAGTTCAAGGGCTTCCAGAGCGCCCACCCCGGTCTGGACGTCGCGGACCGCATCGTGGACCTGCTGCTGAGCAGGGCCGCCGCATGA
- a CDS encoding CGNR zinc finger domain-containing protein: MTRQPGDRAAAPGGLTLVQSFVNSINVEFGPDEFATTEGLAHWLGRNGFPDARPDDLDRRDAVALREALRALLRENNGVEPDPEARRTFEHIARACPLVLRCDPTGAIGLAPAQNDVRGAFGTVLARVAEATVDGSWQRLKACQEHRCEWAFYDRSRNRASRWCSMAVCGTRAKMRVYRQAKRGQD; this comes from the coding sequence GTGACCAGGCAACCAGGGGACAGGGCGGCGGCACCGGGCGGACTCACGCTGGTGCAGTCGTTCGTCAACAGCATCAACGTCGAGTTCGGGCCGGACGAGTTCGCCACCACCGAGGGCCTCGCGCACTGGTTGGGGCGCAACGGTTTCCCGGACGCCCGACCCGACGACCTCGACCGCCGCGACGCGGTGGCGCTGCGCGAGGCGTTGCGCGCACTGCTGCGGGAGAACAACGGCGTCGAACCGGACCCCGAGGCCCGCCGGACGTTCGAGCACATCGCCCGCGCCTGCCCCCTCGTCCTGCGCTGCGACCCGACGGGCGCGATCGGCCTGGCGCCCGCGCAGAACGACGTGCGCGGCGCGTTCGGGACCGTGCTGGCGCGGGTCGCCGAGGCGACGGTGGACGGCTCCTGGCAACGTCTCAAGGCCTGCCAGGAGCACCGCTGCGAGTGGGCCTTCTACGACCGGTCCCGGAACCGGGCGAGTCGGTGGTGTTCCATGGCCGTGTGCGGCACGAGAGCGAAGATGCGCGTCTACCGCCAGGCCAAGCGCGGTCAGGACTGA
- a CDS encoding sulfotransferase encodes MAPETRVLYITGWMRSGSTLLGNVLNELPGVLHVGELHYLWRNGVLKEGTNTLCGCGQDLTQCELWSAVLYADGSADPSAARRMVAQQRHYLRTRHTAARLADWRRGGRPPRGVVEATGRTAGIYRGLAGNGAGRLVVDGSKYPGEAAALLGREDLDVRVLHMVRDPRPTALSYKRAKDYIDPMSPAGSSAYWTAFNVASELLGRAAPDRYLRVRHEDLCADPRGVLTEVMEFAGLDGEPPVDADGRVTLGVNHTVTGNPDRLARGATTIRADDRWRSALSTREIVAASVPALPLLARYGYRHLPIG; translated from the coding sequence ATGGCGCCTGAGACCCGCGTCCTCTACATCACGGGCTGGATGCGCAGCGGCAGCACGCTGCTGGGCAACGTGCTCAACGAACTGCCCGGCGTGCTGCACGTCGGCGAGCTGCACTACCTGTGGCGCAACGGCGTCCTCAAAGAGGGCACCAACACGCTGTGCGGCTGCGGCCAGGACCTGACGCAGTGCGAGCTGTGGTCGGCTGTCCTGTACGCCGACGGCTCCGCCGACCCGTCGGCCGCGCGCCGGATGGTCGCGCAGCAGCGGCACTACCTGCGCACCCGGCACACCGCCGCCCGCCTGGCCGACTGGCGACGCGGCGGGAGGCCGCCGCGCGGGGTCGTCGAGGCGACCGGGCGCACGGCCGGGATCTACCGTGGTCTGGCGGGCAACGGCGCCGGCCGACTGGTCGTCGACGGGTCGAAGTACCCCGGCGAGGCCGCCGCCCTGCTCGGCCGCGAGGACCTGGACGTGCGCGTGCTGCACATGGTCCGCGACCCGCGGCCGACCGCGCTGTCCTACAAGCGCGCCAAGGACTACATCGACCCGATGAGCCCGGCGGGCAGCAGTGCCTACTGGACCGCGTTCAACGTCGCGTCCGAACTGCTCGGCCGCGCCGCGCCCGACCGCTACCTGCGGGTGCGGCACGAGGACCTGTGCGCCGACCCGCGCGGCGTGCTGACCGAGGTCATGGAGTTCGCGGGACTCGACGGGGAGCCGCCCGTCGACGCCGACGGTCGGGTGACCCTCGGCGTGAACCACACCGTCACCGGCAACCCGGACCGGCTCGCCCGGGGTGCCACCACGATCCGCGCCGACGACCGGTGGCGCTCCGCACTGAGCACACGGGAGATCGTCGCCGCGTCCGTGCCCGCGCTGCCGCTGCTCGCGCGCTACGGATACCGGCATCTGCCGATCGGATGA
- a CDS encoding transketolase: MSSSTLAPPSTVAAVSVDTAAGVDLAEIAARIREHVVDMCAGPEGGHVGGSMSLVEILATLYFRVMLVDPRFPASPDRDVLLLSKGHGGIALYATLAEAGFFPAERLAGYGTPGSPLMAHPNTAVPGVEMPTGSLGHGLALGIGYALAARLDESDRRTFVIMGDGELQEGSVWESASVAAAQRLDNLVAVVDRNGLQITGGTHEVNDLEPLADRWRAFGWRVFEVDGHDVDALTDALTTEPENGRPTVVLARTVKGKGLPMVENQIRSHYAKLGGRAHRLARAALREGRSS, translated from the coding sequence ATGAGCAGCAGCACGTTGGCGCCGCCGAGCACGGTGGCGGCGGTGTCGGTGGACACCGCGGCCGGGGTCGACCTGGCCGAGATCGCCGCACGTATCCGCGAACACGTCGTCGACATGTGCGCGGGTCCCGAGGGCGGGCACGTCGGCGGGTCGATGTCGCTCGTCGAGATCCTGGCCACCCTGTACTTCCGGGTGATGCTGGTCGACCCGCGGTTCCCGGCCTCGCCGGACCGCGACGTGCTGCTGCTCAGCAAGGGGCACGGCGGGATCGCGCTGTACGCGACGCTGGCCGAGGCCGGGTTCTTCCCGGCCGAGCGCCTCGCCGGGTACGGCACGCCCGGCAGCCCGCTGATGGCGCACCCGAACACGGCCGTGCCCGGTGTCGAGATGCCGACCGGGTCGCTGGGCCACGGCCTGGCCCTGGGCATCGGGTACGCGCTGGCCGCCCGGCTCGACGAGTCCGACCGCCGCACGTTCGTGATCATGGGCGACGGCGAGCTCCAGGAGGGCTCGGTGTGGGAGTCGGCGTCGGTCGCGGCGGCGCAGCGGCTGGACAACCTGGTCGCCGTGGTCGACCGCAACGGCCTGCAGATCACCGGCGGCACGCACGAGGTCAACGACCTGGAGCCGCTGGCCGACCGGTGGCGGGCGTTCGGCTGGCGGGTGTTCGAAGTGGACGGTCACGACGTCGACGCGCTCACCGACGCGCTGACCACCGAGCCCGAGAACGGTCGTCCGACGGTCGTGCTCGCCCGCACGGTCAAGGGCAAGGGCCTGCCCATGGTGGAGAACCAGATCCGCAGCCACTACGCCAAGCTCGGCGGCCGGGCGCACCGGCTGGCCCGCGCGGCGTTGCGCGAGGGACGGTCGTCGTGA
- a CDS encoding family 3 encapsulin nanocompartment shell protein — translation MTSTLTVADPARTPGAEFAAIAGAASDAGDLVVPFSTHLPAAFPLFASRPRYPVRHLLKTARVADGPATFVHEPPRGALATAGTSYASTPEAAFAPRLAETPLTDLVARVPAPEGVLDHPELLAQYVDFRVLVRLSVVENQSLLTGTADGAITGLLNLPGTRHTASPHGLEQAVTRAAAEVEETGGSCDGIVAHPFTYWEMVRTGLLGRLQVAGITVSRTRMIPRDSLLLGDFRAAFTLLLPDVAHIALRRESDGDVFEASTRIGLAVHLPQHLMTLSWQADDGA, via the coding sequence ATGACTTCGACCCTGACCGTCGCGGACCCCGCCCGTACGCCCGGCGCGGAGTTCGCCGCGATCGCCGGTGCCGCGTCGGACGCCGGGGACCTGGTGGTCCCGTTCTCCACCCACCTGCCCGCGGCGTTCCCGCTGTTCGCGTCCCGCCCGCGCTACCCCGTCCGGCACCTGCTCAAGACCGCGCGGGTGGCCGACGGGCCGGCGACGTTCGTGCACGAGCCGCCGCGCGGCGCGCTCGCCACCGCGGGCACCTCGTACGCGAGCACGCCCGAGGCCGCGTTCGCGCCCCGGCTCGCCGAGACGCCGCTGACCGACCTGGTCGCCCGCGTCCCCGCGCCCGAGGGCGTGCTCGACCACCCGGAGCTGCTCGCCCAGTACGTCGACTTCCGCGTGCTGGTCCGGCTGTCCGTGGTGGAGAACCAGTCCCTGCTCACCGGCACGGCCGACGGCGCGATCACCGGTCTGCTGAACCTGCCGGGCACCCGGCACACCGCGTCGCCGCACGGCCTGGAGCAGGCCGTCACCCGGGCCGCCGCCGAGGTCGAGGAGACCGGCGGGTCGTGCGACGGGATCGTGGCGCACCCGTTCACCTACTGGGAGATGGTGCGCACCGGTCTGCTGGGCCGCCTCCAGGTCGCGGGCATCACCGTGTCGCGCACCCGGATGATCCCGCGCGACTCGTTGCTGCTGGGCGACTTCCGGGCCGCGTTCACGCTGCTGCTGCCCGACGTCGCGCACATCGCGCTGCGCCGGGAGTCCGACGGCGACGTGTTCGAGGCGTCCACCCGGATCGGCCTGGCCGTACACCTGCCGCAACACCTCATGACGCTGTCGTGGCAGGCCGACGATGGCGCCTGA
- a CDS encoding MFS transporter, protein MSTQERKRPPLLLLCLAQFMLTLDFAIVNVALPWIKTDLSFTSGALPWVVGAYALFYGGFLLLGGRVGDIIGRKRMFVWGLAIFTAASVLGGVATTPIVLIISRALQGLSAAAVAPAVLAMIGAGYPEGPERAKAMGVFGAVSSVGFAGGVLAGGVLTEVFGWRAVMLVNIPVGIYMVVRAAIRLDDDRSRTRKVKIDIPGAILVTASMCSLAYALTLASDLGWGDSSVLTPLIGGGVLLLVFLFVQTKVSAPLVPLSVFRNRGVTGGNLVAFLSGGVMSISTFFVTLYLQHVLGFSAIITGLAFFPQALVVVLASLPVAKATAKHGARPLLTFGALFLIAGSAYLALAPTDGGFLVNVLPGGVLLGLGITVMMISTAVAATSGVPVQHMGLASGLYNSNRQLGVGLCLSVAVTVATLTSGAGAGISVEGIQAAFWLSAALAVLVAVISAIVVPAKKNLPVPPQAPAPRQERDTKLSPVAGN, encoded by the coding sequence ATGAGCACTCAGGAGAGGAAGCGGCCTCCGCTGCTCCTGCTCTGCCTGGCGCAGTTCATGCTCACGCTCGACTTCGCCATCGTCAACGTGGCCCTCCCGTGGATCAAGACCGACCTCTCGTTCACCTCGGGCGCGCTGCCGTGGGTGGTCGGCGCCTACGCGTTGTTCTACGGCGGCTTCCTGCTGCTGGGCGGGCGCGTCGGCGACATCATCGGGCGCAAGCGCATGTTCGTGTGGGGTCTCGCGATCTTCACGGCCGCGTCCGTGCTCGGCGGCGTGGCCACCACGCCGATCGTGCTGATCATCTCGCGGGCGTTGCAGGGCCTGTCGGCCGCGGCGGTCGCACCGGCCGTGCTCGCCATGATCGGCGCCGGGTACCCCGAGGGTCCCGAGCGCGCCAAGGCCATGGGCGTGTTCGGCGCCGTGTCCTCGGTGGGCTTCGCCGGCGGCGTGCTGGCCGGCGGCGTGCTGACCGAGGTCTTCGGCTGGCGCGCGGTCATGCTGGTCAACATCCCGGTCGGCATCTACATGGTCGTCCGGGCCGCGATCCGGCTCGACGACGACCGCTCGCGGACGCGCAAGGTGAAGATCGACATCCCGGGCGCGATCCTGGTCACCGCGAGCATGTGCTCGCTGGCGTACGCGTTGACGCTCGCGTCCGACCTCGGGTGGGGCGACTCCAGCGTGCTGACCCCGCTGATCGGCGGCGGCGTCCTGCTGCTGGTGTTCCTGTTCGTGCAGACCAAGGTGTCGGCGCCGCTGGTGCCGCTGTCGGTCTTCCGCAACCGGGGCGTGACCGGCGGCAACCTGGTCGCGTTCCTGTCCGGCGGCGTCATGTCGATCTCGACGTTCTTCGTGACGCTGTACCTGCAGCACGTGCTCGGCTTCTCGGCGATCATCACCGGCCTGGCGTTCTTCCCGCAGGCGCTGGTGGTCGTGCTGGCCTCGCTCCCGGTGGCCAAGGCGACCGCGAAGCACGGCGCCCGGCCGCTGCTGACGTTCGGCGCGCTGTTCCTCATCGCCGGCTCGGCCTACCTGGCGCTGGCGCCCACCGACGGCGGGTTCCTGGTGAACGTGCTGCCGGGTGGTGTCCTGCTGGGCCTGGGCATCACGGTCATGATGATCAGCACGGCCGTCGCGGCCACGTCCGGCGTGCCCGTGCAGCACATGGGCCTGGCGTCCGGTCTGTACAACTCGAACCGGCAGCTGGGTGTCGGCCTGTGCCTGAGCGTGGCGGTCACCGTGGCCACGCTGACGTCGGGCGCCGGTGCCGGCATCTCGGTCGAGGGCATCCAGGCGGCGTTCTGGCTGTCGGCGGCACTGGCGGTGCTGGTCGCGGTGATCTCGGCGATCGTCGTGCCCGCCAAGAAGAACCTCCCGGTACCGCCCCAGGCTCCCGCCCCCCGGCAGGAGCGGGACACGAAGCTCAGCCCGGTCGCCGGCAACTAG
- the argC gene encoding N-acetyl-gamma-glutamyl-phosphate reductase: MIRVAVVGAAGYIGGELLRLLVSHPDVELAAATSRSLQGRQIDGVHPNLRSRTTLRFSAEDELDHYDAIFLATPHRETMARMTEFLGLARTVIDLSGDFRLASTAAYEDYYGTPHTAPDLIESFVTGLPELHREALRTADRISVPGCMASAGILALTPLAHAGLIRGEITVDARTGSSGSGAKAGSENLHAERSGALRVFAPTRHRHEAEISQATGLPVRMTATGVEAVRGVQLVSRAHLAPDVDERDIRSAYRAAYGDEPFVRVVAHRRGLHRFPDAKILSGSNFCDVGFALEAGSPQVTVISALDNLVKGGAGNAVQCLNVRYGLSERAGLEFTGLHPN; encoded by the coding sequence ATGATCCGGGTCGCGGTCGTCGGTGCCGCCGGCTACATCGGCGGCGAACTGCTCCGCCTGCTCGTGTCCCACCCGGACGTCGAGCTGGCCGCGGCCACCTCGCGCAGCCTCCAGGGCCGCCAGATCGACGGCGTGCACCCGAACCTGCGCAGCCGCACCACGCTGAGGTTCAGCGCCGAGGACGAACTCGACCACTACGACGCGATCTTCCTGGCGACGCCGCACCGCGAGACCATGGCGCGGATGACGGAGTTCCTGGGCCTGGCCCGGACCGTGATCGACCTGTCCGGCGACTTCCGGCTCGCGTCGACCGCCGCCTACGAGGACTACTACGGCACACCGCACACGGCGCCCGACCTGATCGAGTCGTTCGTCACCGGCCTGCCCGAGTTGCACCGCGAGGCGCTGCGCACGGCCGACCGGATCAGCGTGCCGGGCTGCATGGCCAGCGCGGGCATCCTCGCGCTGACCCCGCTCGCGCACGCCGGGCTGATCCGCGGCGAGATCACCGTGGACGCGCGCACCGGCTCCAGCGGCTCGGGCGCCAAGGCCGGCTCGGAGAACCTGCACGCCGAGCGCAGCGGCGCCCTGCGGGTGTTCGCGCCGACCAGGCACCGGCACGAGGCCGAGATCTCCCAGGCCACGGGTCTGCCGGTGCGCATGACGGCCACGGGCGTCGAGGCGGTGCGCGGCGTGCAGCTCGTCAGCCGGGCGCACCTCGCGCCGGACGTGGACGAGCGCGACATCCGGTCCGCCTACCGGGCGGCGTACGGCGACGAGCCGTTCGTCCGCGTGGTGGCGCACCGGCGGGGCCTGCACCGGTTCCCGGACGCCAAGATCCTGTCCGGGTCCAACTTCTGCGACGTCGGCTTCGCGCTCGAGGCCGGCTCGCCGCAGGTCACCGTGATCTCGGCGCTGGACAACCTCGTCAAGGGCGGCGCCGGCAACGCCGTGCAGTGTCTGAACGTGCGCTACGGCCTGTCGGAGCGGGCCGGGCTCGAGTTCACCGGTCTGCACCCGAACTGA
- the lysW gene encoding lysine biosynthesis protein LysW, with translation MSKTVLAAECPECAADVGLDADARVSEIVECVECRSELEIESVDPPTLVRAPEVEEDWGE, from the coding sequence ATGTCGAAGACCGTGCTCGCCGCCGAGTGCCCCGAGTGCGCGGCCGACGTCGGCCTCGACGCCGACGCCCGCGTGAGCGAGATCGTCGAATGCGTCGAGTGCCGCAGCGAATTGGAGATCGAATCCGTCGATCCGCCGACCCTGGTGCGCGCGCCGGAGGTCGAAGAGGACTGGGGCGAGTAG
- a CDS encoding transketolase family protein produces MTAPVKVRSSREVYRDVLVEVLADDERAICLDTDTGLFAGVDFGAAARRYVNIGIAEHTVMGAAAGLAKEGRVPFVNTMAAFAASRAIEAVKIDIAYNNLPVRIAATHSGVSAGHLGPTHHALEDLAAMRVLPNMTVVVAADAATTESLLRQALSLPGPVYLRLGRNATPDLPAGPPVRLGEAQVLRQGTDVVLAACGAYPVLSAIEAADLLAAEGVEATVLHVHTVKPLDTATLAAAAGFTGAVVTVEEHWAAGGFGSAVAEALTELMPVRVHRLALPDEFVGVSGSQRFLLDRAGVTAAAIAERAKRSMRGKIR; encoded by the coding sequence GTGACCGCACCCGTCAAGGTCCGCTCGTCGCGGGAGGTCTACCGCGACGTCCTGGTGGAGGTGCTCGCCGACGACGAGCGCGCGATCTGCCTGGACACCGACACCGGCCTGTTCGCCGGCGTCGACTTCGGCGCGGCGGCGCGGCGTTACGTCAACATCGGCATCGCCGAGCACACGGTGATGGGCGCCGCCGCCGGGTTGGCCAAGGAGGGGCGCGTCCCGTTCGTCAACACGATGGCCGCGTTCGCGGCCTCGCGGGCGATCGAGGCCGTCAAGATCGACATCGCCTACAACAACCTGCCCGTGCGCATCGCCGCCACCCACTCCGGGGTGTCCGCGGGCCACCTCGGTCCCACGCACCACGCGTTGGAGGACCTGGCGGCGATGCGCGTGCTGCCGAACATGACCGTGGTGGTCGCCGCCGACGCGGCGACCACGGAAAGCCTGCTGCGCCAGGCTTTGTCGCTGCCCGGACCGGTGTACCTGCGGCTGGGCCGCAACGCCACGCCGGACCTGCCGGCCGGCCCGCCCGTGCGGCTCGGCGAGGCCCAGGTGCTGCGCCAGGGCACGGACGTCGTGCTCGCCGCGTGCGGTGCGTACCCCGTGCTGTCCGCGATCGAGGCCGCCGACCTGCTCGCGGCCGAGGGCGTCGAGGCGACCGTGCTGCACGTGCACACGGTCAAGCCGCTGGACACCGCGACGCTGGCCGCCGCGGCGGGCTTCACCGGCGCCGTCGTCACCGTCGAGGAGCACTGGGCCGCCGGTGGCTTCGGCTCGGCGGTGGCCGAGGCGCTCACCGAGCTGATGCCGGTGCGCGTGCACCGGTTGGCGCTGCCCGACGAGTTCGTCGGCGTGTCGGGTTCCCAGCGCTTCCTGCTCGACCGCGCGGGCGTGACCGCCGCCGCGATCGCCGAGCGGGCCAAGCGGAGCATGAGAGGAAAGATCCGGTGA